Within the Verrucomicrobiia bacterium genome, the region GGCGGGCGGTTTGCGGGAGGCGTGGCAACCGGGCACCGCCGGCGCTGCGGCCCAACTGGACCGCTTCGTGCGCGACGCCTTCGCGGACTACCCGGAGCATCGGAATCGCCCCGACCTGGTCGGAACGTCCCGGCTCTCGCCGCATCTGCACTTCGGCGAAATTTCGCCGCGACAGATCTGGCACGCCTTGCGGCAGGCGTCGCCGGCCAGCGGCAAGTCCGCCCCAGAAAGCGGCTGGCGTGATTCGCAATTTTTGGCGGAGGTGGGCTGGCGCGAGTTTGCGCATCATTTGTTGTATCATTTTCCGCATACGCCCACGGAACCGTTGCGGGCGGAGTTTGCCCAGTTTCCCTGGCAGCCCAATGCGGACTGGCTGAAGGCCTGGCAGCGCGGGCAAACGGGCGTGCCACTGGTCGATGCCGGCATGCGCGAGTTGTGGACGACGGGTTGGATGCACAACCGCGTGCGCATGGTCGTGGCGTCGTTCCTCGTCAAAAATCTGCTGCTGCCCTGGACGGACGGCGCCCGCTGGTTTTGGGATACGCTGGTGGATGCCGACCTGGCGCAGAACACGCTGGGCTGGCAGTGGACGGCCGGCTGTGGGGCCGATGCCGCGCCCTACTTCCGCGTCTTCAACCCGGTCAGCCAGGGCGCGAAGTTTGATCCCGAAGGCCATTACGTGCGCCGTTGGGTGCCGGAACTGGCCGGCTTGCCGGCGGCCTGGATTCATCAACCCTGGGCCGCGCCGGCCGCCGAACTGGCCCGCGCGAGCGTCCGGCTCGGCCAGACGTATCCGGCGCCGCTCGTCAGTTTGAGCATTTCGCGGGAGGTGGCGTTGGCGGCCTACGCCCGGATGCGCGGCTGATTTTCCTCGCAACTTTTCGCGCTTTGGCTATCCCTGCGGGGCAATCCTAACAACATGAAACGAATTATTCCCTGTCTCGCCCTGGCGGCGTTTTTCTCCAGTCTGATTTCAGTGCCCGCCCAAATGGGTGGTGGCGGTCCCTCGGGACCGGATTTTTCGGGCGCGATGGCGCGCTTGTTCAGCGACAATCCCGCCTTCACCGCCGACATCGAGATGCAGGCCAAAAATGAAAAGTCCGGGCAGGACATTTCCATGCCGGGCAAACTCGCCTACCTCGAAGGCAAATCCCGCTTTGAGATGAACATGACCGACATCAAGGGCGGTAACATTCCGGCCGGCGTCGCGGAGCAAATGAAGAAAATGGGCATGGACAGCCTCGTGACCCTGTCGCTGCCCGACCAGAAATCGCTGTGCCTGATATACCCGAACCTGAAGGCCTACGCCGAAATGCAGGTCAAGAATTTGAGCGACACCAAGAACGCCGCGGACTTTGACGTGAAGGTGACCGAACTGGGGAAGGAAACCGTCGGGACCCACGACTGCGTGAAGAACAAGGTGGCGGTCACCGACAAGGAGGGCAAGCAGCACGAATACACCGTCTGGAACGCGACCGACCTGAAGAAGTTTCCGGTCAAGATTGAAACCACGGAGCGCGACATGGACGTGGTGCTGGTGTTCAACCACGTCAAATTCGACAAGCCCGCCACGAGCCAGTTCGAGCCGCCGACCGGCTACAAGAAATACGATTCGATCATGACGCTCATGCAGCAGGAAATGATGCATCGCATGGGTGGGCCGGCGGGCGCGGCGCCGCAACACTGACTGGCTTGAGGGCCAAAACCGGCGGTCCGGATTTTCCGGCCCGCCGGTTTGTTTTTCCAGGCGCCCGCTGGACGGCGCGCGCGCCTTTCCCTATGTTAGCAGCGTGAACCACCGTGCTTTTGGAACAGCGGGCTTTCAGATTTCAGAAATGGGCTTCGGTTGCTGGCAATTGGGCGGCGCCGATTGGGGCTCCCTCGACGACGCCCGCGCCTTTGCCATCCTGAACGCCGCGGCCGATGCGGGCGTCAACTTCTTCGACACTGCCGATGTCTATGGCGCCGGGCGCAGCGAGTCGCTCATCGGCCAGTTTCTCAAACGCCGGCCGGGCCCTTTCTTCGTGGCCACCAAGCTGGGCCGCATGCCGGACCTGTTTCCCGACCAATACACCGAGGCCGGTGTCCGGGCTGCCACAGAGGCTTCGCTCAAACGGCTCGGCGTGGAGGCTTTGGATCTCACGCAACTGCATTGCGTGCCGCCCGTCGTGTTGGAGCACGGGGAAATTTTCGACTGGTTGCGTCGCCTGCAGCGCGAAGGGAAAATCAAACATTTTGGCGCCAGCGTCGAATCCATGGACGAGGCCCGGGTCTGCCTGGCGCAGGCGGGACTGTGCTCGCTGCAAATCATCTTCAACATTTTTCGACAAAAGCCCCGGCGGGAGATTTTTGCGGAAGCCCGCCAGAAGTCCGTGGGCATCATTGTCCGGCTGCCGCTGGCGAGTGGCCTGCTGGCCGGGCGCATGACCCGGGGCCAGCAGTTTCCGGCGAAGGATCACCGCACCTACAACCGCGACGGTCAGGCCTTCAACGTGGGCGAGACGTTTGCGGGCTTGCCGTTTGAGAAAGGGGTGGAACTGGCGGAGGCGCTGCAGCCGTTCGTGCCTGCCGGCTGGACGATGGCGGAAATGGCCCAGCGCTGGATTCTGGATCATGCGGCTGTTTCCACGGTCATCACCGGCGCCAGCCAATCTGAACAGGCCGCAGCCAACGCGCGGGTTTCCGCATTGACGCCACTGCCGCCGGAACTGCACGCGCGCCTTGCTGATTTTTACGAGCGCCACGTGGCTGCCCACATTCGCGGGCCCTACTGAAGCGGGTTTGCTTAAGCGTTGGATTAGCCGGACTCGCCGCGCGCGCCGCGATGCGGTGGCGCCGGCAAATTTCTCGCAAACTTTCGAGTCGGGGCTTGAGTCTGGCGGGTTCCATGGCTATAGGATGAGCCACTTTGGTTGTCGTGTGTTTACCGCCCAAGGCGCATGACGTTCAAGCGGGCGGCCCGCCCTCAGAAGCCGGCCGGAGGAGTTTTCTTTTCATGCCGGCTGCCGTCGGTGTGACGCAACTTGGGCATTCGTAGAGAAGCGTGATATGAAGCGAATCGAAGCAGTCATCCGGCCGCACCGGCTGGTCGAAGTGCTGACCGCACTCGTGAAGATGCAGGTCGGCGGCGTTACCGTCGTGGACAGCCTGGG harbors:
- a CDS encoding DUF4412 domain-containing protein; translation: MKRIIPCLALAAFFSSLISVPAQMGGGGPSGPDFSGAMARLFSDNPAFTADIEMQAKNEKSGQDISMPGKLAYLEGKSRFEMNMTDIKGGNIPAGVAEQMKKMGMDSLVTLSLPDQKSLCLIYPNLKAYAEMQVKNLSDTKNAADFDVKVTELGKETVGTHDCVKNKVAVTDKEGKQHEYTVWNATDLKKFPVKIETTERDMDVVLVFNHVKFDKPATSQFEPPTGYKKYDSIMTLMQQEMMHRMGGPAGAAPQH
- a CDS encoding deoxyribodipyrimidine photo-lyase codes for the protein MPTLLWFRQDLRLADNPALAAALQRGEPVLPVFIWAPEEEGEWPPGGASRWWLHHSLRALAADLHALGARLVLRRGPTEPALRALLQETGAQAVYWNRRYEPAIVKRDTQLKGALKGAGITVESFNAALLHEPWQIQNKAGKPFQVFTPFWRHCLALPEPEVPLAVPHQWPSPARWPASLNLADLALEPVIDWAGGLREAWQPGTAGAAAQLDRFVRDAFADYPEHRNRPDLVGTSRLSPHLHFGEISPRQIWHALRQASPASGKSAPESGWRDSQFLAEVGWREFAHHLLYHFPHTPTEPLRAEFAQFPWQPNADWLKAWQRGQTGVPLVDAGMRELWTTGWMHNRVRMVVASFLVKNLLLPWTDGARWFWDTLVDADLAQNTLGWQWTAGCGADAAPYFRVFNPVSQGAKFDPEGHYVRRWVPELAGLPAAWIHQPWAAPAAELARASVRLGQTYPAPLVSLSISREVALAAYARMRG
- a CDS encoding aldo/keto reductase, with amino-acid sequence MGFGCWQLGGADWGSLDDARAFAILNAAADAGVNFFDTADVYGAGRSESLIGQFLKRRPGPFFVATKLGRMPDLFPDQYTEAGVRAATEASLKRLGVEALDLTQLHCVPPVVLEHGEIFDWLRRLQREGKIKHFGASVESMDEARVCLAQAGLCSLQIIFNIFRQKPRREIFAEARQKSVGIIVRLPLASGLLAGRMTRGQQFPAKDHRTYNRDGQAFNVGETFAGLPFEKGVELAEALQPFVPAGWTMAEMAQRWILDHAAVSTVITGASQSEQAAANARVSALTPLPPELHARLADFYERHVAAHIRGPY